One region of Verrucomicrobiia bacterium genomic DNA includes:
- a CDS encoding peptidyl-prolyl cis-trans isomerase yields the protein MMLFKKCWILLVCLVWAGQLLAQNTDGIAAVVNGKVITFSEVKRQVQDAEQALSDSGLQGGDLMDRVKEIRLEALKALIERELIIQEFNSKGYFLPDNVVEDQVYDIVRTKFDGDRVAFIKTLKAMGKTLDQFKQDQRDSLVVRIMRQKFVSEEVIVSPFKIEEYYFENASKFATPDQVRLSMIFFKRTSPPEDSDTNASDISKPSDPQYDLALETLLKLEAGENFADLASTYSEGPASADGGDLGWVSRDTLRKELADVAFKLNPEQNSQVIETDDGYYILKVEERKRAGIKPIEDARSEIENQLLVEERRKTQEQWLNRLRSKAYIKMF from the coding sequence ATGATGTTGTTTAAAAAATGCTGGATTTTGTTGGTATGCCTTGTTTGGGCAGGACAACTTTTGGCGCAGAACACCGATGGGATTGCAGCAGTAGTAAATGGTAAGGTTATCACTTTTTCTGAAGTGAAACGACAGGTGCAGGACGCGGAACAGGCATTAAGCGATTCCGGGTTGCAAGGCGGGGATCTGATGGATCGGGTGAAGGAAATTCGTTTGGAAGCGTTGAAAGCGCTAATCGAGCGTGAACTGATTATCCAGGAGTTTAATAGCAAGGGATATTTTTTACCAGATAATGTAGTTGAAGATCAGGTTTACGATATTGTCCGCACTAAATTTGATGGGGATCGTGTGGCTTTTATCAAAACGTTAAAAGCGATGGGGAAAACGCTCGATCAATTCAAACAGGATCAACGCGATAGTCTTGTGGTTCGTATTATGCGACAGAAATTTGTATCGGAAGAAGTAATCGTGTCGCCTTTTAAAATTGAAGAATATTACTTTGAAAATGCTTCGAAATTCGCAACGCCCGACCAGGTTCGTCTCAGCATGATTTTTTTCAAAAGAACTTCTCCGCCTGAAGATTCAGACACGAATGCGAGCGATATTTCAAAACCTTCCGATCCACAATATGATTTGGCATTGGAAACATTGTTGAAATTAGAAGCGGGCGAAAACTTTGCCGATTTAGCGAGCACTTATTCCGAAGGGCCAGCAAGCGCGGATGGAGGAGACTTGGGTTGGGTTTCGCGAGACACGTTGCGCAAGGAATTGGCCGATGTTGCCTTTAAACTTAATCCCGAACAAAACAGTCAAGTTATCGAAACCGATGATGGCTATTATATTTTAAAAGTTGAAGAACGAAAACGCGCGGGTATTAAACCGATCGAAGACGCACGAAGCGAAATTGAAAATCAACTTTTGGTGGAAGAACGACGCAAGACGCAGGAGCAATGGTTAAATCGACTGCGTAGCAAAGCTTACATTAAAATGTTTTGA
- a CDS encoding GyrI-like domain-containing protein → MEKIDLYKIHKLEYITPKKPRLLQIKPAHYLAISGQGKPGGEKFTTKIGALYSVAFTLKMTRKFKGHQDYTIGKLECQWFVDSKKVADQTSQDQWRWKLLIRTPDFVTQSELDHTIAALLKKGKEPIIREVNLELLDENQCVQMLHIGPYDQESKTVAIMKSFVEANGLTLKGPHHEIYLSDPRRVPSERLKTILREPVAIQ, encoded by the coding sequence ATGGAAAAAATAGATTTATACAAAATTCACAAATTAGAATACATCACTCCTAAAAAACCCAGATTATTGCAGATCAAGCCTGCTCATTATCTCGCCATCAGCGGCCAAGGGAAACCTGGTGGTGAGAAATTCACAACCAAAATTGGTGCACTATATAGTGTCGCTTTCACGTTAAAAATGACGCGTAAATTTAAAGGACATCAAGATTATACCATAGGCAAATTAGAATGCCAATGGTTCGTTGATAGCAAAAAGGTTGCTGATCAAACATCGCAAGATCAATGGCGCTGGAAATTACTAATTCGAACCCCTGATTTTGTTACTCAATCTGAGTTAGATCATACTATTGCCGCTCTTTTAAAAAAAGGAAAAGAGCCCATAATTCGTGAGGTTAACCTAGAACTTTTAGATGAGAATCAATGTGTGCAAATGCTTCATATCGGCCCTTATGACCAAGAATCAAAAACCGTTGCAATCATGAAATCCTTTGTCGAAGCCAATGGATTAACTTTAAAAGGGCCTCATCACGAAATCTATCTTTCAGATCCTCGCAGAGTCCCCTCTGAACGATTAAAAACTATTCTTCGTGAACCCGTAGCAATTCAATAA
- a CDS encoding DNA-directed RNA polymerase subunit omega translates to MKAEFLQTALGNVPNSQILINMVSRRVKQLGQGFRPLVAVDPRWSFMEVALKEIADSKLTFEQLAPQEVATTKTRKNTKKKRS, encoded by the coding sequence ATGAAAGCTGAATTTCTACAAACGGCCTTGGGTAATGTGCCCAATTCCCAAATTTTGATCAATATGGTTTCACGACGCGTGAAACAGTTAGGCCAAGGATTTCGCCCCCTGGTGGCCGTTGATCCCCGCTGGTCCTTTATGGAAGTGGCTTTAAAAGAGATTGCCGATAGCAAATTGACTTTCGAACAACTTGCTCCACAAGAAGTTGCTACGACTAAAACGAGAAAAAATACCAAGAAAAAACGCAGTTAA
- a CDS encoding 4-hydroxythreonine-4-phosphate dehydrogenase PdxA yields MKPVIAITLGDPGGVGPEVVAKALQSGKLPQFCDYKVLGKISKLGVKTSRGAQIAWDALEEGVAGCLSEKFQALVTGPVCKETLAKRGFSFVGQTEFLATRCGFKEDAVTMAMVSEELNVFLVSTHVSLRRAIGLITQARLERTICHALSFLKKMKKAPVRLAVAGLNPHAGEGGLIGKEEKEKLQPWLKSLSKKLGLPLPLLSADTLFYQAAQGKYDGVIALYHDQGLIPFKMVAFETGVNCTLGLPFLRTSPDHGTAFDIAGSNRANPQSMIAAIQLAAKWVKETCQR; encoded by the coding sequence TTGAAGCCGGTTATTGCCATTACCCTGGGAGATCCCGGTGGCGTGGGGCCTGAAGTGGTTGCAAAAGCGCTTCAATCCGGAAAATTGCCACAATTTTGTGATTATAAAGTTCTTGGAAAAATTTCTAAGCTTGGAGTAAAAACCAGCCGTGGAGCACAAATAGCTTGGGACGCTTTGGAGGAGGGTGTGGCGGGATGTTTGTCAGAAAAATTTCAGGCTTTAGTCACAGGTCCGGTTTGCAAGGAAACTTTAGCGAAACGCGGTTTTTCTTTTGTTGGTCAAACAGAATTTTTAGCGACCCGCTGTGGATTCAAAGAAGATGCTGTAACGATGGCAATGGTGAGCGAGGAACTGAATGTTTTTTTGGTTTCGACGCATGTTAGTTTACGGCGAGCGATTGGATTAATTACCCAGGCGAGATTGGAACGCACGATTTGTCACGCCTTATCTTTTTTGAAAAAAATGAAAAAAGCACCCGTGCGACTAGCAGTGGCTGGATTGAATCCTCATGCCGGGGAAGGCGGTTTGATTGGCAAGGAAGAGAAAGAAAAACTTCAACCTTGGCTAAAATCGCTATCCAAAAAATTGGGTTTACCTTTGCCGCTTCTTTCTGCCGACACACTTTTTTATCAAGCGGCTCAAGGAAAGTATGACGGAGTGATTGCTCTTTATCACGATCAAGGATTGATTCCTTTTAAAATGGTGGCTTTTGAAACGGGAGTAAATTGCACGTTGGGTCTGCCCTTTTTACGCACTTCGCCCGATCACGGAACCGCGTTTGATATCGCAGGTAGTAACCGAGCTAATCCCCAGAGCATGATTGCCGCGATTCAGTTGGCTGCAAAATGGGTGAAGGAAACTTGCCAACGCTAA
- the smpB gene encoding SsrA-binding protein SmpB has translation MAESSSAQSIATNRKARHDFHIKETIEAGLVLTGTEIKSIRAGKVNIADSFARIEKGEAYLYQMDIALYDKGNIHNHDPRRARKLLLHKSEIQRLFQLSAVKGNTLVGLELYWKRGHVKILLGLAQGKTHGDRRQTIKQTEAKREMDRAIKNRLKR, from the coding sequence ATGGCTGAAAGTTCCTCAGCCCAATCCATCGCGACTAATCGTAAAGCACGACACGATTTTCACATTAAAGAAACCATTGAAGCCGGGCTGGTTTTAACTGGCACGGAAATTAAATCCATTCGCGCTGGCAAAGTTAACATTGCTGATTCTTTCGCTCGCATCGAAAAAGGCGAAGCTTACCTTTATCAAATGGATATTGCGCTCTACGACAAAGGAAATATTCACAATCATGATCCGCGACGCGCTCGCAAATTACTCCTTCACAAATCCGAAATTCAACGCCTTTTTCAACTCAGCGCTGTGAAGGGAAACACTTTAGTCGGCCTAGAACTCTATTGGAAACGCGGCCATGTCAAAATATTACTCGGTCTTGCCCAAGGTAAAACGCATGGCGACCGACGACAAACCATCAAGCAAACTGAAGCCAAACGCGAAATGGATCGCGCGATTAAGAATCGGTTAAAACGTTAA
- the pabB gene encoding aminodeoxychorismate synthase component I: MLWLETDLQFPLGKRAALMSEQSPTEYMKGSLADYRQLQKTLARYHQKSEAKTIFPTGAAVGFITYEGNFEFGFYPELKICSAEHWPFSEESFYQTTHLTSSLEKTDYVEKVQKLQNYIEVGDIYQANLTRQITGRFEGSTRALFSQIKRFSPAPFSAYLELPSRTILSASPELFLRFSGRRVITCPIKGTRPRFRDAMADQQSAFDLIRSEKELAELIMITDLERNDLGKICDYGSVEVQELVAKRSFSHVHHLMSVIQGWLRPEISQVEALVSCFPGGSITGAPKKRAMEIIRELEGQPRGLYTGAIGYFGFNGESQFNIAIRTLEICDNTFSFGVGSGITIDSEPQKEFEETQHKAAGLLQALNYFSKLSVQRLKTEKLN; the protein is encoded by the coding sequence ATGCTTTGGCTTGAAACCGATTTGCAATTTCCCTTAGGGAAGCGCGCTGCTTTAATGAGCGAACAATCCCCTACAGAATATATGAAAGGTTCTTTAGCGGATTATCGACAACTGCAAAAAACCTTAGCTCGTTATCATCAAAAATCAGAAGCCAAAACCATATTTCCAACCGGTGCGGCTGTAGGATTTATTACTTACGAAGGTAATTTTGAGTTTGGTTTTTATCCTGAATTAAAAATTTGTTCTGCAGAACATTGGCCTTTTTCTGAAGAATCTTTTTATCAGACCACTCATTTAACTTCTTCTTTGGAAAAAACAGACTATGTGGAGAAAGTTCAAAAGCTCCAAAATTACATTGAGGTTGGGGACATTTATCAAGCGAATTTGACGCGTCAAATCACAGGTCGGTTTGAAGGTTCAACACGAGCTTTATTTTCGCAAATCAAACGTTTTTCGCCTGCGCCATTTTCGGCTTATTTGGAATTGCCCAGTCGCACGATTTTATCGGCATCGCCAGAACTTTTTTTGCGATTTTCCGGAAGACGCGTGATAACGTGTCCGATTAAAGGCACGCGACCACGGTTTCGTGATGCCATGGCTGATCAACAATCGGCATTTGATTTGATTCGCAGCGAAAAAGAGCTGGCGGAACTGATTATGATCACCGATTTGGAAAGAAACGATTTGGGAAAAATCTGTGACTACGGCTCGGTTGAAGTTCAAGAACTTGTTGCCAAACGATCTTTTTCTCACGTGCACCATCTCATGAGCGTGATTCAGGGTTGGCTACGACCAGAAATTTCCCAAGTAGAAGCTTTGGTGAGCTGTTTCCCAGGAGGTTCTATTACTGGCGCTCCTAAAAAGCGAGCGATGGAAATTATTCGCGAATTGGAAGGTCAACCTCGTGGACTTTATACCGGCGCCATTGGCTACTTTGGGTTTAATGGAGAATCGCAATTCAATATCGCCATTCGCACCTTGGAAATTTGCGACAACACCTTTTCATTTGGTGTGGGTAGTGGCATTACCATTGATTCCGAGCCGCAGAAAGAATTTGAAGAAACCCAGCATAAAGCCGCAGGTCTTTTGCAGGCGCTGAATTATTTTTCTAAACTTTCGGTACAGAGGTTGAAGACTGAGAAGCTAAACTAG
- a CDS encoding bifunctional nuclease family protein produces the protein MKNTVIPIEVKAVLPTKNQGCAVFVGNESKAFIIYVDATIGQAIAMFLQHVTKERPLTHDLIGHILNALDAKLERVVINDLRDGTFFARLILKVESETHHKVIEIDARPSDSIALAMQAGSPIYVNVEVWNEVEDMNELLQSLSGDSSEGEEGSEGKKT, from the coding sequence GTGAAAAATACGGTCATACCCATCGAAGTCAAAGCAGTTTTGCCTACAAAAAATCAGGGATGTGCAGTTTTTGTAGGCAATGAGTCGAAAGCTTTTATTATTTATGTTGATGCTACGATTGGGCAAGCCATTGCTATGTTTTTGCAGCACGTGACTAAGGAGCGTCCATTGACTCACGATTTAATCGGTCACATTTTAAATGCTTTGGATGCGAAGTTGGAACGAGTGGTAATTAACGATTTGCGAGATGGTACTTTTTTTGCGCGATTGATTTTGAAAGTGGAAAGTGAAACTCATCATAAAGTGATCGAGATCGATGCTCGTCCGAGTGATAGTATTGCGCTTGCGATGCAGGCGGGATCGCCGATTTATGTGAATGTTGAAGTTTGGAATGAGGTTGAGGATATGAATGAGTTGCTTCAATCGTTATCAGGCGATAGCAGTGAAGGGGAAGAAGGCTCTGAGGGGAAAAAAACTTAA
- the argA gene encoding amino-acid N-acetyltransferase, which translates to MKVSDLRGILTYVPRYRMKVFVIALDGEVIAHDNFSNLLRDIAVLWNLNVRVVLVHGMSHQLKAWAKTHQLNLSNADGTGPTDESTLEAAIVVANRITHEVMKGLSVVDLRGISSNSIIAQPVGILKGKDYQFTGKVERVESSVIQEALKQGTIPVLSPLGFDGEGHTYRVNSDAIAFAVAKELSASKIIFVTPQGKLRAGNQIIGQLSVVEAEDFLKASVSEIPDVLRSKINYGIRACKEGISRVHLVNGTEDEALLGEIFLNEGTGTMIYANDYQAIRLARKQDVPAIHSLIKRAIENEELVPRTKTQITEQLEDYYVFEVDRNIIGCVALHLYPQEKVGELACLYVNSSHENAGIGQKLMTFIEKEAQRKGLKQLFVLSTQAFTFFQQKGGFAEAKGAEVLPKARCEKWEQSGRNSKVLVKKL; encoded by the coding sequence ATGAAAGTATCGGATCTGCGCGGTATTTTAACTTATGTGCCGCGTTATCGTATGAAAGTGTTTGTGATCGCACTCGATGGTGAGGTGATCGCGCACGATAATTTTTCCAATCTTTTGCGAGATATTGCCGTACTATGGAATTTGAATGTGCGCGTAGTTCTGGTGCATGGCATGAGTCATCAGCTCAAAGCATGGGCAAAAACGCACCAACTTAATCTTTCAAATGCTGACGGAACAGGCCCTACGGATGAAAGTACTTTGGAAGCGGCGATTGTGGTAGCTAATCGCATCACGCATGAAGTTATGAAAGGACTTTCTGTCGTGGATTTGCGCGGCATTTCTTCCAACAGCATCATTGCTCAACCCGTAGGAATTTTGAAAGGGAAAGATTATCAGTTTACTGGGAAGGTGGAGCGAGTCGAAAGTTCGGTGATTCAAGAAGCTTTAAAACAAGGAACGATTCCTGTGTTATCGCCTTTGGGTTTCGATGGTGAAGGACACACTTATCGTGTGAATTCTGATGCGATTGCATTTGCCGTGGCAAAGGAGTTGAGTGCTTCAAAAATTATTTTCGTAACGCCACAAGGCAAGTTGCGTGCAGGCAATCAAATCATTGGTCAGTTAAGTGTGGTGGAAGCAGAGGATTTTTTGAAGGCAAGTGTTTCAGAAATTCCTGACGTGTTGCGATCTAAGATCAACTATGGCATTCGCGCTTGTAAAGAAGGCATCAGTCGGGTGCATCTAGTCAATGGCACTGAAGATGAAGCGTTGTTAGGGGAAATATTTTTGAATGAAGGAACGGGCACGATGATTTATGCGAATGATTATCAAGCCATTCGTCTGGCGCGAAAACAGGATGTGCCTGCGATTCATAGTTTGATTAAACGAGCGATAGAAAACGAAGAACTCGTTCCCCGCACAAAAACCCAAATTACCGAGCAGCTAGAAGATTATTATGTGTTTGAAGTAGATCGTAATATTATCGGCTGTGTGGCATTACACCTTTACCCACAGGAAAAGGTGGGTGAATTAGCTTGTTTGTATGTTAACTCTTCTCATGAAAATGCTGGGATTGGCCAAAAATTAATGACATTTATTGAGAAAGAAGCGCAACGAAAAGGGTTGAAACAACTTTTTGTTTTATCGACTCAAGCCTTTACTTTTTTTCAACAAAAAGGTGGTTTTGCCGAAGCAAAAGGAGCAGAAGTTCTACCTAAAGCTCGTTGTGAAAAATGGGAGCAGAGCGGACGAAATTCGAAGGTTTTAGTGAAAAAGCTTTAA
- a CDS encoding choice-of-anchor D domain-containing protein, with translation MMHKYLCLLLTLFCLEKVHATLTETVDSFEDGELLANPTWQGNLTNYVVTSSGALHNVQSLRVNTSNILSTLTFSFGTQTNLGANLTEWSFLYRDTEGNPSGVANNGWRLWLVCDNTNLTSANGYAIRHGNTGTPDNLILVRMENGAEFVPALLTNTVDPSTTLHSIRVTRSYEGLWELFITPSITGLATNSFGTVQDTTFFSGLDELNTNLFLALQARTTSGGNNPLRFIFDDIRFGFPSYAYLTTTTNISEDIGTYNLTIQRPTSIGTLTVTNVIVQGTASNKVDFFINSLTNEITFNPGETMASLPIIITNNALQDGNRTFTNFLTGPTGVQLKHVVTIIDEDPARLQFSDPLGFIGESNQTATISVTRTQSTNLPISVDVVITGGTAVNGVHYQNTGVSNLTWLAGESGTKSITIKTIDDANINADRTIVLSLSNIIVAAYGSPTNHTLTILDDETTGVTNLAPGEAAIIAYNSANPDAFSIYTLTNVLAGARLRFADQGWSSSSSSWRVGGKEGALEYVVPAYLPAGSIVNFTITNFGGVIDSNPKVTSIGPAVGGLNMDGTESGFALTQQGDQLFLFQNYNNQTNFIFAYNNDNAWDPDSVSSTTSALPPPLVNGSNAVAVGGALGQVSAKYNMVTNLSAGFTPKQVLIAIANSNNWILASTNQPPPVIPPNMLILGNNQPISDGDNTPSASDFTLFPNTLVGNSTIHTFVITNSGGSTLTISSITEASPHFAIGNLALPLNIPTNSSTTFQVQFTPLSVGNFSTTLFCTNNLLGPANPYEFLVQGTGFTNAIPPPPPQTNIVTITATDPEAFEANADTATFTVTRNFATNTPLTVLYAIAGTATAGADYAPLNGSTQISANETQSLITITPILDILEEGTETVELSLLPSPNYLIGSPSNAVATIEDNTSKITSLNAPFSDYNKDGYSDILWMNRSKKGGNRSTLAQAYYMSNLTLLAIGPTNATERKLKIVGSADLNHDDWADLIFQKRTLKENTVWARYGGVAPGLFSNATPLITLPKPFRVVTAGDYNRDGYADLVLLRKSAGQNQIHLLLQDSNQVFTPPTLTDPPLLTVAKPFKPFASGYFNSDSNIDLVLIRRHGKLNDLYLAYGDANGGLQAPSGTAFASVLKKWKPAAVGDYDGTNFTDFLWMKRNKKIQEIWITRTDPTGAAATPTPEIVPQATNVKPWKAVAPK, from the coding sequence ATGATGCATAAATATCTCTGCCTTCTTTTGACTCTTTTTTGCTTAGAAAAAGTGCACGCCACGCTTACCGAAACGGTGGATTCTTTTGAAGATGGTGAACTGCTTGCCAATCCAACCTGGCAAGGAAATCTTACTAATTACGTGGTTACTAGCTCTGGAGCATTGCATAATGTTCAATCGCTCCGCGTTAATACCTCCAACATCCTTTCCACGCTCACTTTTTCATTTGGAACCCAAACTAACTTAGGAGCAAACTTAACGGAATGGTCTTTTCTTTATCGCGACACAGAAGGAAATCCAAGCGGTGTCGCTAACAACGGATGGCGACTTTGGCTAGTGTGCGATAACACAAATTTAACCAGCGCCAATGGTTACGCAATTCGTCACGGTAACACGGGCACTCCTGACAATCTAATTCTAGTTCGAATGGAAAATGGCGCTGAATTTGTGCCCGCGCTTTTAACGAATACTGTGGATCCGAGCACCACTCTTCATTCCATTCGCGTGACCCGCTCTTATGAAGGATTGTGGGAACTTTTTATCACACCTAGCATCACAGGTCTCGCTACTAACTCTTTTGGCACAGTCCAAGACACCACTTTTTTCAGTGGCCTTGACGAACTAAACACCAACCTTTTTTTAGCTTTGCAAGCTCGGACAACTTCAGGCGGCAACAACCCTTTGCGATTTATTTTTGATGATATTCGCTTTGGATTTCCTTCCTATGCTTATTTAACAACGACTACCAATATTTCCGAAGATATCGGCACTTATAATCTCACAATCCAACGACCCACTTCCATCGGCACACTTACCGTCACGAATGTCATCGTGCAAGGCACTGCCTCCAATAAAGTCGACTTTTTCATCAACTCGCTCACCAACGAAATCACTTTCAATCCCGGCGAAACAATGGCCTCCTTGCCCATTATCATTACTAATAATGCACTTCAAGATGGCAATCGCACCTTCACCAATTTCTTAACCGGACCCACAGGCGTCCAACTCAAACACGTTGTTACCATTATTGATGAAGACCCCGCACGACTCCAATTCAGCGACCCACTGGGTTTTATAGGAGAATCCAACCAAACCGCAACCATCTCTGTTACACGCACACAAAGCACTAATCTTCCCATTAGCGTAGATGTGGTAATTACCGGTGGCACCGCAGTCAATGGTGTCCACTACCAAAACACCGGTGTCTCCAATCTCACTTGGTTAGCGGGTGAGAGCGGCACGAAATCCATTACGATTAAAACTATTGATGACGCCAACATCAACGCCGACCGCACCATTGTTCTCAGTCTTAGCAATATCATAGTAGCTGCTTATGGCTCCCCTACCAATCACACTCTTACGATTCTAGACGACGAAACCACTGGCGTCACTAATTTAGCGCCTGGCGAGGCAGCGATTATTGCCTACAACTCCGCTAATCCTGACGCTTTTTCCATTTACACTCTCACCAACGTGCTCGCCGGCGCGCGACTTCGGTTCGCCGATCAAGGCTGGAGTAGCAGTAGCAGCTCCTGGCGCGTCGGTGGAAAAGAAGGCGCTTTAGAATATGTCGTGCCCGCTTATCTTCCTGCAGGCTCCATCGTTAATTTTACCATTACTAATTTCGGTGGCGTTATTGATTCAAACCCTAAAGTCACCAGCATCGGCCCTGCTGTAGGGGGACTCAATATGGATGGCACAGAAAGCGGATTTGCCCTTACTCAACAAGGCGATCAACTTTTTCTCTTCCAAAATTATAACAACCAAACCAATTTCATTTTTGCTTATAACAACGACAACGCCTGGGATCCTGACTCAGTTAGCTCCACCACTAGCGCATTACCGCCGCCTTTAGTGAATGGTTCCAACGCTGTTGCTGTAGGTGGGGCGCTCGGCCAAGTTAGCGCTAAATATAATATGGTCACCAACCTCAGCGCTGGATTTACTCCAAAACAAGTGCTCATTGCCATTGCCAATAGCAACAACTGGATTCTCGCTTCCACCAATCAACCTCCACCCGTTATTCCACCCAACATGCTCATTTTAGGAAATAACCAACCTATTTCCGATGGCGATAACACTCCCAGTGCCAGCGATTTTACTCTTTTCCCTAATACTCTAGTGGGTAACAGCACGATTCATACTTTTGTCATCACTAATTCCGGAGGTTCTACCCTCACAATTTCTAGCATTACCGAAGCCTCACCCCATTTTGCCATTGGCAATCTTGCACTGCCACTCAACATTCCCACTAACAGTTCCACCACGTTCCAAGTTCAATTCACCCCATTAAGCGTAGGCAATTTTTCTACAACCCTTTTTTGCACTAATAATCTTCTTGGCCCCGCTAACCCGTACGAATTTTTAGTCCAAGGCACCGGTTTCACCAACGCAATCCCGCCTCCTCCACCACAAACTAATATTGTCACCATTACCGCTACCGATCCCGAAGCTTTTGAAGCAAATGCTGACACCGCTACTTTCACCGTCACTCGCAATTTCGCTACTAATACTCCATTAACGGTTCTTTACGCAATTGCTGGCACAGCTACCGCAGGCGCCGACTATGCTCCTCTCAACGGCTCCACACAAATCTCTGCTAACGAAACCCAAAGCTTAATTACTATCACTCCCATTCTCGATATTCTTGAAGAAGGCACAGAAACCGTGGAACTTTCGCTTCTCCCAAGCCCCAATTATCTTATTGGCTCTCCCTCTAATGCGGTCGCTACCATTGAAGACAACACTTCAAAGATAACAAGTTTGAACGCTCCATTCAGCGATTACAACAAAGACGGTTATTCCGATATTCTTTGGATGAATCGTTCCAAAAAAGGCGGCAATCGTTCCACCCTTGCCCAAGCCTATTACATGTCCAACTTAACGCTGCTCGCTATTGGCCCCACCAATGCCACAGAAAGAAAACTTAAAATTGTTGGCTCTGCCGATCTCAATCATGACGATTGGGCCGATCTCATTTTCCAAAAACGCACCCTTAAAGAAAACACCGTGTGGGCACGTTATGGCGGCGTGGCTCCCGGCCTTTTCTCAAATGCCACACCTCTCATTACACTTCCCAAACCCTTCCGAGTTGTCACAGCAGGAGACTACAATCGAGATGGCTATGCCGATCTTGTTTTGCTGCGTAAAAGCGCTGGCCAAAACCAAATTCATCTCCTCTTGCAAGACAGCAACCAAGTTTTCACGCCTCCCACTCTCACTGATCCCCCTCTGCTCACCGTGGCTAAACCTTTCAAACCATTTGCCAGTGGCTATTTCAATTCCGATTCCAATATCGATCTGGTCCTCATCCGACGTCATGGAAAATTAAACGATCTTTACCTCGCCTACGGTGATGCCAATGGAGGTTTGCAAGCGCCTTCCGGCACCGCTTTCGCCTCGGTTCTCAAGAAATGGAAGCCCGCTGCGGTGGGCGATTACGATGGCACCAATTTCACCGATTTCCTCTGGATGAAACGCAACAAAAAAATTCAAGAAATTTGGATAACACGAACAGATCCTACCGGAGCAGCCGCCACACCCACCCCGGAAATTGTGCCACAAGCAACCAACGTGAAACCTTGGAAAGCTGTAGCACCAAAATAA
- a CDS encoding AraC family transcriptional regulator has protein sequence MKSATLKFYKERLLRVLIYIQQQLDEPLTLKILAAQAHLSPYHFHRIFTGMIGESLHLHIRRLRLERSAMRLKYSQKPVIQIALEAGYETHEAFSRTFRNVFHSSPSQFRKQNRSIQIYSRSGIHYHPNHLLKNFKTQPKRKGIQMKVNLKTIQPLLVAFIRHTGPYSECGKAWDRLLTLLGKEGLIDSKTQFIGLCHDDPEITPPDKIRYDACVTVDKHFKPEGEIGVQTISGGNYAVLTHFGSYSKLNESYKKLIGTWIPRSGRELRSAPCFEIYLNSPENTEPEDLITDIYAPLT, from the coding sequence ATGAAATCGGCCACCTTAAAATTTTATAAAGAAAGATTGTTGCGAGTATTGATTTATATTCAGCAACAACTTGATGAGCCATTAACCCTTAAAATTTTAGCCGCCCAGGCTCATTTATCGCCTTACCATTTTCATCGTATTTTTACCGGCATGATCGGTGAATCGCTTCATCTTCATATCCGACGCTTACGATTGGAACGCTCTGCGATGCGACTTAAATACAGTCAAAAACCCGTGATTCAGATCGCTTTGGAAGCAGGTTATGAAACGCATGAAGCATTTAGTCGCACCTTTCGAAACGTGTTTCACTCATCTCCTTCACAATTTCGAAAACAAAATAGATCCATTCAAATCTATTCTCGGTCCGGCATCCATTACCATCCCAATCACCTCTTGAAAAATTTTAAAACTCAACCCAAACGAAAAGGAATCCAAATGAAAGTAAATCTGAAAACCATTCAACCTCTACTCGTCGCCTTTATACGCCACACGGGGCCTTACTCCGAGTGCGGCAAAGCCTGGGATCGCCTTCTTACACTACTCGGTAAAGAGGGACTGATTGACAGCAAAACTCAATTTATTGGTCTATGTCATGACGATCCCGAAATCACACCTCCCGATAAAATACGTTACGATGCATGCGTTACAGTGGACAAACATTTCAAACCTGAGGGAGAAATTGGCGTTCAAACTATTTCTGGTGGAAACTATGCTGTCTTAACCCATTTTGGTTCCTATTCAAAACTAAATGAAAGCTATAAAAAATTGATCGGCACATGGATTCCGCGTAGTGGGCGTGAATTACGATCTGCACCTTGCTTCGAAATTTATCTCAATTCTCCTGAAAACACAGAACCTGAAGATTTAATCACCGACATTTACGCTCCTTTGACATAA